DNA from Desulfitobacterium chlororespirans DSM 11544:
CGTGGCCGGGCTGCCCGCAGGCTGCTGTGAATATTTCCTGCAATAAGGAAAGGAAAAGGACTTTGGTCTGGAACTTCGCCGCCGCGCCAGGTATGCTTTGGATGTCGAGAATCTGCCGTACCAGATGGGGAACTTTGGCGCTGCGGCCATGAGCCAGTGAAAAATCCTTGTGAAACAAAGGATATTCATCCCTCTCATGCTGGGGAATATGGTAGTGAATCACAGCATACTCCCATTCCCGGTCACCGATGACTTCCTTGCTCAGCCGCATGCCGGGACCGGCATGAACGACCATCCCCGGCTCTATAACATAAGGCTTGCCGTCGAAGGTAAAACAAGCGCTGCCGCTGAAAGGAATAACCAATCCTCCCCCAGCCGGGTTGGTATGCCGGTCGAGGACTTTCAACTGGGGGGATACCCTCTCCCCAAAGGCTCCCACAAAAGAGACATCCGCTTTGGCATAATAATCGATAATTTCATTAAGGCTGATTTCCAAGGCTTTTTCCTCCAAGGGGCTTATTATTTTAGCAGCAACCGCTTTTCTGCGTATGATAATCATTATCATTTAAATTAAAATATACTACACCCTCACGAGTATGTCAAGAATACCAAGTCTTCTTTTGGATTACTGCCATCCGCCCTGTCATCCGCCTGTACCATTAAAAACGGCTGCATCTTTTTCCTGATGCAACCGTTCTTTGGGAAATCTTAACTGCCCCCCATGGACCATTTGCTTACTTTTTGCGACTTCCGCCACAGAGCTGCATAAAGCCCGCCCCTTGCCAGCAGCTGCTCATGAGTGCCGGACTCGCCGATCTGTCCCTGAGTGTTCAGGACCAGGATCTGATCGGCGTTTTGGACGGTAGCCAGCTTATGAGCGACGATAAAAAGGGTTTTGTTGGCGACCAGCTCACCGATGGCTTGCTGGATCAGCCTTTCATTCTCAGGGTCAATATGTGCCGTAACTTCATCCAGCAAGACGATGGGAGCATTTTTCAGCAAAGCCCGGGCGATGGCCAGGCGCTGGCGTTCACCGCCGGACAGGGTAGCCCCTCCTTCCCCCACCACTGTGTCGTAACCCTGGGGCAGCCTGCTGATAAAATCATGGCAGCGCGCCTTTTGGGCGGCACGGATCACTTCTTCCCTGGTAGCCATAGGATTTCCCAAACGAATATTGTTGAAAATTGTATCGTGGAACAGATAAGCTTTTTGAAAAACCGCGCTGATCTGCCTCATCACGCAATCCCCGGTCATCTCCCGGATATCCACCCCGCCGATGGCAATGCTGCCGCTCCCCACATCCCAAAACCGGGCAATCAGATTCAGCACCGTGCTTTTGCCGCTTCCGGACACCCCCACCAGGGCGGTCAGAGAATTAGCCGGGGCATAAAAGCTGATCTTATTGAGCACCGGCTTCTCCCCATAGGCAAAGGTAACCTCTTTGAATTCCACGTCAAAGCGGTCCAGGGTAATCTCCCCGCCCTCCTGGTCTATGACCGGAGCAGCCAATAGCTCCTGCATTCTGTCCAGACAAGTGTTCATCAGCCGGATAATCCCCGCCACCAGCCCCATCAGCTCCAGGGGCGTATAAAAAGTAAAGACCATGACGACAAAAAACAAAGCCACAGGCAGGGTAATGAGCACGTCAAGCAACAAATGGGCAGTGACGCATAAGATCAATACGGTACAGATATGAAAGCAGCCAAAATAGAGAAGGGTCCAGGGGAGGGCCTGCTTTTCAAACGCAAAGGAGACCTGCTCCAAATTCTCCACTGCCTTTTTCAGCCGGAAGCTCTGTTGCTCCGACATAGTGAAGGCCCGAATCACGAACAATCCCTGCAGGTATTCCAGCATCACACTGGAGGTTTGGGCATGAGCTTCCTGGCGCGGCCCGGCATAGTTCCGGTAGGTTTTCTGAATCTGCCCATGGACCGCCCAGGCCGCCGGATAGCCGATAGCGGCCACCAGGGCAATCCGCCAGTCCAGGATCAGCATAAATACCATCATCAGCGATGCACTGGTCAAGGCACCCACGATCTTGGAGAGAAAGGCCATGGCCAGGGTCTCCACAAAAACCAGGTCGTTATTGATCACGGAGGATATCTTCCCGGCATCGGTCCCGCTGTAAAAACCCATGGACAGACGCCGCAGCTTTTCTCCCAGCAGCAGGCGCTTATCACACACGACCTCGTATCCCACCCCGCTTTGGTATCGATACTCCAGCAGCTTGAAAACAAAGCGCAGCAACAGGGATACCGCTAAAGCCAGCCCCAGCCACAGGATATGTGTTGTTGTCAGCAGGTTATCCTCAACACTGAAAAGCAAGCCCATATAGACGCCGAACACGGCCACGGCCGCCATGGAGTTTTCCAAAAATCCAGCCAGAAAAGAAACCAGCAGCCTGCCCCGGTATTTCCCCCCTAAATCCAGAATCCTTTGCACGGTCCGCAACATCAGAACATCCCCCCTTCCGTGCTGATGCGCCAGTTTTCCGTCTCTGCATAAGCAGCAAAGATGGACCGGTAAACACTGCTTGACTGCAGCAGTTCGCCATGGGTTCCGCCGGCATCTATTTCCCCGTTTCCCAAGACGATGATTTGCTCGAAATCCATGACCGTACGTATGCGATGGGCGATGACGATCAAGGTCTTTCCTTGGGCAAGCACACCCAGCGCTTCCTGAATCTGTTCCTCAGAATCCGGATCAATGCTGGCCGTGGCTTCATCCAGGATTAAAATCGGCGCATTTTTCAGAATCGCCCTGGCAATGCAGATACGCTGACGTTCGCCCCCACTCAAATGACTTCCCCCGTCCCCGGCCGGTGTGTCGTAGCCTTGGCTGGTTTTCATGATAAACTCATGGCAGCGGGCCTTTTGCGCCGCTTCCCTCACTTCCTCATCGGTAGCCTCCGGTTTGCCGATGCGGATGTTATCCCCCAGGGAAATGTTGAACAAAAAGGTGTCCTGAAAGACAAAGCTGACCAAATCCATCAGAACCTGGGTTGGCAAGTCGCGGATATCCACCCCGCCTATGGTGATTTGGCCTTCCTTGACATCCCAGAAGCGGCAGATCAGCTTGGCTATGGTGGATTTCCCGCTGCCGGAGGGTCCGATGATCGCCGTCCTGCGGGCAGCGGGGGCGGTAAAGGATAGATTGTGCAGCACCTTTTCCTGATCATAGGCAAAGGATACCTTGTCAAAGACAATATCGTGCCCGGCCAGAGAAGGAGAGCCGGCTGCCCTTTTCAGCTCCGTCTCCGCCAGCATGGCGTGGACATTTTGTTCGGCATTCACGATCAGGATAATGCCGTCGGCGAACTCGGCCAGTTTAACCAGGGGGGCGGCAAAGCTCAGGGAGATCAGCAGAAATAAAACAAATTCCGGCAATTGCAGGCTGCCCTTGGCCAGAAAATATAACCCTGCCGGCAGGACCGATACCGTAGTGGCCTGAATCAGGACAAAGTAGGCGGACATCAGCGGCCAGGCGCTTTGGTACCACTCCAATACATACCGGCGGTAACTGTTTATCCCTTCCCGGAAACGGGCAAAGGAATCCTCCGTCTGATTAAAGGCTTTGATTTCCTTCATACCA
Protein-coding regions in this window:
- a CDS encoding ABC transporter ATP-binding protein, translated to MLRTVQRILDLGGKYRGRLLVSFLAGFLENSMAAVAVFGVYMGLLFSVEDNLLTTTHILWLGLALAVSLLLRFVFKLLEYRYQSGVGYEVVCDKRLLLGEKLRRLSMGFYSGTDAGKISSVINNDLVFVETLAMAFLSKIVGALTSASLMMVFMLILDWRIALVAAIGYPAAWAVHGQIQKTYRNYAGPRQEAHAQTSSVMLEYLQGLFVIRAFTMSEQQSFRLKKAVENLEQVSFAFEKQALPWTLLYFGCFHICTVLILCVTAHLLLDVLITLPVALFFVVMVFTFYTPLELMGLVAGIIRLMNTCLDRMQELLAAPVIDQEGGEITLDRFDVEFKEVTFAYGEKPVLNKISFYAPANSLTALVGVSGSGKSTVLNLIARFWDVGSGSIAIGGVDIREMTGDCVMRQISAVFQKAYLFHDTIFNNIRLGNPMATREEVIRAAQKARCHDFISRLPQGYDTVVGEGGATLSGGERQRLAIARALLKNAPIVLLDEVTAHIDPENERLIQQAIGELVANKTLFIVAHKLATVQNADQILVLNTQGQIGESGTHEQLLARGGLYAALWRKSQKVSKWSMGGS
- a CDS encoding ABC transporter ATP-binding protein — its product is MVQSMKRLFGYASEYRGKMMLAVLLAMGSVAAGIFPYFAIQQFVVEMISPEAAESSLLLLALAIGGALCLKSLLFGMSTTESHQAAFRILRTIRLELAGKLTRLPLGYVLDRDSGALKKVMENDVEELERFLAHNIPETISSAVVPLAVLLYLFFVDWRLTLSFLVCIPFALFFYWLMMRDSRTKMANYHRSVETMNAVVVEYIDGMKEIKAFNQTEDSFARFREGINSYRRYVLEWYQSAWPLMSAYFVLIQATTVSVLPAGLYFLAKGSLQLPEFVLFLLISLSFAAPLVKLAEFADGIILIVNAEQNVHAMLAETELKRAAGSPSLAGHDIVFDKVSFAYDQEKVLHNLSFTAPAARRTAIIGPSGSGKSTIAKLICRFWDVKEGQITIGGVDIRDLPTQVLMDLVSFVFQDTFLFNISLGDNIRIGKPEATDEEVREAAQKARCHEFIMKTSQGYDTPAGDGGSHLSGGERQRICIARAILKNAPILILDEATASIDPDSEEQIQEALGVLAQGKTLIVIAHRIRTVMDFEQIIVLGNGEIDAGGTHGELLQSSSVYRSIFAAYAETENWRISTEGGMF
- a CDS encoding helix-turn-helix domain-containing protein, which produces MEISLNEIIDYYAKADVSFVGAFGERVSPQLKVLDRHTNPAGGGLVIPFSGSACFTFDGKPYVIEPGMVVHAGPGMRLSKEVIGDREWEYAVIHYHIPQHERDEYPLFHKDFSLAHGRSAKVPHLVRQILDIQSIPGAAAKFQTKVLFLSLLQEIFTAACGQPGHEDSKLIEEAMGYIRLNYADELTVQKVADEFSTERRQFSYLFKRHTGMSPIHYLIECRISKAKELLGSPGCSVKQVAEWVGYTDSLYFSKAFKKYTGVSPSEYREGFAL